A genomic segment from Paenibacillus sp. FSL K6-1096 encodes:
- a CDS encoding DMT family transporter: MKPLKAELLLMAVTLFWGSSYLFMKMGLGTLGEFNLIALRFGLAFVLAALLFRRRLRSIDARALKYGALLGFLLLGVFTCITFGLKTTTTSNAGFLVALTVVFVPMLEVLVFRKKVAPPQIFGAVLAICGIGLLTLNGSLQVRPGDLLCILSAVFYAVQILVTGRAVKTSDSLNIGILQLGFAGGYALILSAVFETPSLPSTLPGWIAILALGIFCSACGFILQPVAQKYTSPTRTGLIFALEPVFAAFFGYWFAHEQLSLQGYTGAALVLLGIVASELLGKLHFVPPARMLKKRRVHL; this comes from the coding sequence ATGAAGCCGCTGAAGGCTGAGCTGCTGCTTATGGCTGTAACCCTGTTCTGGGGCTCCTCTTACCTGTTCATGAAGATGGGTCTGGGAACCCTGGGAGAATTCAATCTGATTGCCTTGCGCTTCGGGCTGGCCTTCGTGCTGGCCGCACTGCTGTTCCGCAGACGGCTGAGAAGCATCGATGCCAGAGCTTTGAAATATGGAGCGTTGCTTGGCTTCCTGCTGCTTGGGGTGTTCACCTGCATCACCTTCGGGCTGAAGACGACCACGACCTCGAATGCCGGATTCCTGGTAGCGCTGACTGTTGTGTTCGTTCCCATGCTGGAGGTGCTGGTGTTCCGCAAAAAAGTCGCGCCCCCGCAAATCTTCGGCGCCGTACTCGCCATCTGCGGCATCGGGCTGCTCACACTGAACGGCTCGCTGCAGGTCCGCCCCGGCGATCTTCTCTGTATCTTGTCCGCTGTGTTCTATGCGGTGCAGATCCTGGTCACAGGCCGGGCCGTCAAGACCAGCGACTCGCTGAATATCGGCATTCTGCAGCTCGGCTTCGCCGGAGGCTATGCCCTGATTCTGTCGGCCGTCTTCGAGACGCCTTCGCTGCCGTCCACCCTGCCCGGCTGGATTGCCATTCTGGCCCTCGGCATCTTCTGCAGCGCCTGCGGCTTCATCCTCCAGCCCGTGGCCCAGAAGTACACCTCGCCGACGCGCACCGGCCTGATCTTCGCTCTGGAGCCGGTCTTCGCCGCCTTCTTCGGCTACTGGTTCGCGCATGAGCAGCTCTCCCTCCAGGGCTACACCGGGGCAGCGCTGGTGCTGCTGGGCATTGTGGCCTCCGAGCTGCTGGGCAAGCTGCATTTTGTGCCGCCGGCAAGGATGCTGAAGAAGCGGAGGGTGCATCTGTAG
- a CDS encoding MDR family MFS transporter produces the protein MSNPTIQADSAAEAPFSLRAILPPLLAIIVGMIMVILDSTAVNVAVPNLVQYFDTDLKTVQWAITGYTLALAAVIPLAGYMTDRFGSKQVFLTTVAMFVLGSVLCSVAQTSAQLVLFRVIQGLGGGMVAPIGMAMVFRLAPAERRGSIMGMLGIPMLLAPALGPILSGWLVEYVSWHWIFLINLPIGIVGIILGLKYLPVTEKKGRAHLDVFGIILAPLAFSMLAYGVNQGGSESWGSTGAIVGLAVGGAALVVFVIIELLQKYPLLELRVFRSSDFTRGIIISWVTQAALFGSMLFVPLYLQQIRAFTPLETGLILLPQALASGVGMPLGGRLFDRIGARPLVFIGLSIISTALFLLSGVTVDTGLPVIMGCLAMMGLGMGLSMMPVNTHVLNSAPREWVTRVTPLTAAAQQVVVSFAVAGMTGYLTSQITTHTVEMAPGGNPLVAAVQGFNDVFFLSACIAVAGVVLSLILRRPKTAGAAPSPEEQQTDAAMMMGH, from the coding sequence ATGTCAAACCCTACTATACAAGCAGACAGCGCCGCAGAGGCGCCGTTCTCGCTCAGAGCAATACTGCCGCCGCTGCTGGCAATTATCGTGGGCATGATTATGGTTATTCTGGACAGCACAGCGGTGAATGTTGCCGTTCCGAACTTGGTACAATATTTCGATACGGACCTCAAGACGGTCCAATGGGCGATTACCGGCTATACGCTGGCGCTCGCGGCTGTCATTCCGCTGGCCGGCTACATGACGGACCGCTTCGGGTCCAAGCAGGTATTCCTGACTACGGTCGCTATGTTCGTGCTCGGCTCTGTGCTGTGTTCGGTGGCCCAGACCTCCGCTCAGCTCGTGCTTTTCCGTGTTATCCAGGGTCTTGGCGGCGGGATGGTCGCCCCTATCGGGATGGCGATGGTCTTCCGGCTGGCTCCGGCTGAACGCAGAGGCTCCATTATGGGGATGCTCGGGATTCCTATGCTGCTGGCTCCGGCGCTGGGACCGATCCTCTCAGGCTGGCTGGTGGAGTATGTGAGCTGGCACTGGATTTTCCTGATTAATCTGCCGATTGGGATTGTCGGTATTATTCTTGGCCTGAAGTATCTGCCGGTTACTGAGAAGAAGGGCAGAGCGCATCTTGATGTCTTCGGTATTATTCTGGCGCCGCTGGCCTTCTCCATGCTGGCCTATGGTGTCAATCAAGGCGGCAGTGAGAGCTGGGGCTCCACTGGAGCCATTGTCGGCTTGGCGGTTGGCGGAGCAGCGCTGGTCGTGTTCGTGATTATCGAGCTGCTGCAGAAGTATCCGCTGTTGGAGCTGCGCGTATTCCGTTCCTCCGACTTCACACGCGGGATCATTATCTCCTGGGTGACCCAGGCGGCACTGTTCGGCTCCATGCTGTTCGTTCCGCTGTATCTTCAGCAGATCCGCGCCTTCACTCCGCTGGAGACCGGGCTGATTCTGCTGCCGCAGGCTTTGGCTTCCGGGGTGGGGATGCCGCTGGGCGGCCGCCTGTTTGACAGAATCGGGGCGCGCCCGCTGGTCTTCATCGGCCTTAGTATTATTTCGACCGCGTTGTTCCTGCTGTCCGGGGTGACGGTAGACACCGGTCTTCCGGTCATTATGGGTTGTCTGGCGATGATGGGCCTGGGCATGGGCCTCTCGATGATGCCGGTCAACACCCATGTGCTGAATTCCGCGCCGCGTGAATGGGTTACCCGGGTGACTCCGCTGACCGCTGCGGCTCAGCAGGTCGTGGTCTCCTTCGCGGTAGCCGGTATGACCGGCTATCTGACCAGCCAGATCACCACCCATACGGTTGAGATGGCTCCCGGCGGCAATCCGCTGGTAGCGGCTGTACAGGGCTTCAATGATGTATTCTTCCTGTCGGCCTGCATCGCTGTGGCCGGGGTGGTTCTCAGTCTGATTCTGCGCCGTCCGAAGACAGCCGGAGCAGCGCCTTCTCCGGAAGAGCAGCAGACCGATGCTGCCATGATGATGGGGCATTAA
- a CDS encoding LysR family transcriptional regulator, producing MSLVKYEVFLRVVELGSLTKAADALGFTQSGISHTISSLEHEFGFPLLVRSRSGVRLTVNGEQVLQPIREILKWNEQLKQQVADIHGLETGTITIGTFTSVSVHWLPDIIKQFRREYPYIEFKLMEGGYLEIEQWIEAGVVDCGFLSLPTREQFEVIPLKQDRMLAILPQDHPLSKNPHMPLAQIAYEDFIIPKPGSDYDVQRVLEKAGIKPNIKFTAGDDYAIIAMVEKGLGISILPELVTRFQHKHVAMLELEERSFRSLGLAVNSMKYASPATRRFLQHVQSWASGQV from the coding sequence ATGAGTCTGGTCAAATATGAAGTGTTCCTCCGCGTGGTGGAACTGGGCAGTCTGACCAAAGCGGCCGATGCGCTAGGCTTCACCCAATCCGGTATCAGCCATACGATCAGCAGTCTGGAGCATGAATTCGGCTTCCCGCTGCTTGTGCGCAGCCGTTCGGGTGTGAGGCTGACGGTCAATGGAGAGCAGGTGCTTCAGCCGATCCGCGAGATTCTGAAATGGAATGAGCAGCTCAAGCAGCAGGTTGCGGATATTCACGGCCTGGAGACAGGAACGATCACGATCGGCACCTTCACCAGCGTCTCTGTCCATTGGCTGCCGGATATCATCAAGCAGTTCCGCCGGGAATATCCGTACATTGAATTCAAGCTGATGGAGGGCGGTTATCTGGAGATTGAACAGTGGATTGAGGCAGGAGTGGTCGATTGCGGCTTTCTCTCGCTGCCTACAAGGGAGCAGTTCGAGGTCATTCCGCTGAAGCAGGACCGGATGCTGGCAATCCTTCCGCAGGACCATCCGCTGAGCAAGAATCCCCATATGCCGCTGGCCCAGATTGCCTACGAGGACTTCATTATTCCGAAGCCCGGCTCGGATTATGACGTGCAGCGGGTGCTGGAGAAGGCCGGGATTAAGCCGAACATCAAGTTCACCGCCGGGGATGATTATGCGATCATAGCGATGGTGGAGAAGGGGCTGGGCATCAGCATTCTTCCGGAGCTGGTCACCCGGTTCCAGCATAAGCATGTAGCCATGCTTGAGCTGGAGGAGCGCAGCTTCCGTTCCCTTGGCCTCGCGGTGAACTCGATGAAATATGCTTCGCCGGCAACGCGGCGGTTCCTGCAGCATGTGCAGAGCTGGGCGTCCGGCCAGGTTTAG
- a CDS encoding M15 family metallopeptidase, translating to MDKPGGKMSRLALFLITLLVGGAALLSGATTSAVAEAGTAKAQGAPAAAVKQNKLPGGFVYLDEVIPSAQYEIRYFSTNNFTGTRVDGYKAPLAIFSKTAADALKKVSDDLERKGYILRIYDAYRPQKAVDHFVRWSQDASDLKMKAQYYPKLDKRNLFKLGFIARKSGHSRGSTIDLTLAYKDTGELVDMGSPYDFFGEISYYNTGLITSSQHANRKLLKDAMVKQGFKPYTKEWWHFTLIKEPYPKQYFNFNVE from the coding sequence TTGGACAAGCCGGGAGGTAAAATGAGTAGGCTGGCATTGTTCTTGATTACGCTGCTTGTAGGCGGTGCGGCGCTGCTATCGGGGGCTACCACAAGTGCTGTTGCTGAAGCAGGGACCGCTAAGGCGCAAGGTGCACCGGCTGCCGCAGTGAAGCAGAACAAGCTCCCCGGCGGGTTCGTCTATCTGGATGAGGTGATTCCGTCAGCGCAATATGAGATCCGGTACTTCAGCACGAATAATTTCACAGGAACCCGGGTGGACGGGTATAAGGCGCCGCTGGCTATTTTCTCCAAGACTGCTGCCGACGCGCTGAAGAAGGTCAGTGATGATCTGGAACGCAAAGGCTATATTCTGCGAATCTATGATGCTTACCGCCCGCAAAAGGCAGTAGACCACTTCGTACGCTGGTCTCAGGACGCCAGTGACCTGAAGATGAAGGCACAGTATTATCCGAAGCTGGACAAGCGGAACCTGTTCAAGCTGGGCTTCATCGCTAGGAAATCCGGACATTCACGGGGCAGTACCATCGACCTGACACTGGCCTACAAGGACACAGGGGAGCTGGTGGATATGGGCAGCCCGTATGATTTTTTCGGGGAGATTTCTTATTATAATACAGGGCTCATCACCAGTAGCCAGCATGCGAACCGCAAGCTGCTGAAGGATGCGATGGTGAAGCAGGGCTTCAAGCCGTACACCAAGGAATGGTGGCATTTCACACTGATCAAGGAGCCTTATCCGAAGCAATATTTCAATTTCAATGTGGAGTAA
- a CDS encoding DUF3887 domain-containing protein has protein sequence MFRRIAAVFLSVVLLAAGAGVLTGNQVNAASSMRVIVNGQELQPGVGSAYTSGSSVMLPLLDTAEALKYRVTFTGATGTFLLERFQESVQFRLSGQELLLDGKDKVTYTDGFELKQKRAYAPLSFFSAIGLVTSYNAATGQVELYTPEVTASAVAGLLASGNYQALRDRYYAKETEALSQPVLQQSWEGMSAPAGNFLGVKSTESKHQDGNITIVSVLAFAKGEAVLTLTLNDSGKLTNLTLAPVPAKEVSASPVQTQAAP, from the coding sequence TTGTTCAGAAGAATCGCAGCCGTATTCCTAAGTGTAGTGTTATTAGCAGCAGGAGCAGGTGTATTGACCGGCAATCAGGTGAATGCCGCCAGCAGCATGAGAGTGATCGTCAACGGACAGGAATTGCAGCCGGGCGTAGGATCAGCCTACACCAGCGGCTCAAGCGTCATGCTTCCGCTGCTGGATACAGCCGAGGCCTTGAAGTATAGGGTCACTTTTACCGGTGCCACGGGAACCTTCCTGCTGGAACGCTTCCAGGAAAGTGTCCAATTCCGGCTGTCCGGACAGGAGCTGCTGCTTGATGGCAAGGACAAGGTTACGTATACGGACGGCTTTGAGCTGAAGCAAAAACGGGCGTATGCGCCGCTGTCCTTTTTCTCGGCGATAGGACTGGTGACGTCTTATAATGCGGCTACAGGCCAGGTGGAGCTGTACACGCCGGAGGTAACAGCCAGTGCGGTAGCAGGCCTGCTCGCTTCAGGCAACTATCAGGCACTCCGCGACCGTTATTATGCAAAGGAGACTGAAGCGCTGTCTCAGCCCGTTCTCCAGCAGAGCTGGGAGGGCATGAGCGCGCCTGCGGGCAATTTCTTAGGCGTGAAGTCCACAGAGAGTAAGCATCAGGACGGCAATATCACAATTGTCAGTGTGTTAGCCTTCGCCAAGGGCGAGGCTGTGCTGACGCTTACGCTGAATGACTCGGGCAAGCTGACGAATCTGACGCTGGCTCCGGTTCCGGCGAAGGAAGTATCAGCCAGTCCGGTACAAACGCAGGCAGCGCCGTAA
- a CDS encoding TetR/AcrR family transcriptional regulator, translated as MAKSDSKTDATDKDTKQIILDATVDLIREEGFRCITLRSIAARAETNLALVNYYYGSKEKLFGDAVKQLMSTFDDAFKVLEDTSLPPKERLKLFFTRYIVNLSRYPGMARQMLDQRPHIMGSLDEYAKYSKLMRIERILDALGEITGEQDRDKLMMMNMQIYGAIVFPVIMVSSLPKDQEDLQQIFRLSPLEEQIDGLFELYFHKYH; from the coding sequence ATGGCTAAATCGGACAGTAAGACGGATGCAACAGATAAAGATACGAAGCAGATTATTCTGGATGCCACTGTGGACTTGATCCGCGAGGAGGGATTTCGCTGCATCACCCTGCGCAGTATCGCTGCCCGGGCAGAGACCAATCTGGCGCTGGTGAATTATTACTACGGCTCCAAGGAGAAGCTGTTTGGGGATGCGGTGAAGCAGCTTATGTCGACTTTTGACGATGCCTTCAAGGTCCTGGAGGATACCTCTTTGCCGCCAAAAGAGCGCTTGAAGCTGTTCTTCACGCGGTACATTGTTAATCTCAGCCGCTATCCCGGTATGGCCCGGCAGATGCTTGACCAACGGCCTCATATCATGGGCTCGCTCGATGAATATGCGAAATATTCCAAGCTGATGCGGATTGAACGGATTCTGGATGCGCTCGGGGAGATTACCGGAGAACAGGACCGCGATAAGCTCATGATGATGAACATGCAGATCTACGGGGCGATTGTCTTCCCGGTGATTATGGTCAGCAGTCTGCCGAAGGATCAGGAGGATCTCCAGCAAATCTTCAGGCTGTCTCCGCTGGAGGAACAGATTGACGGGTTGTTTGAGCTTTATTTTCACAAATATCATTAA